The Pedobacter mucosus genome window below encodes:
- a CDS encoding helix-turn-helix domain-containing protein, whose amino-acid sequence MLRTAKQLAARLGIHTTNLNHYLKSDSGKTTTEHINLRIITEAKHLLLQSNYSISEITYALSFEQLSHFSTF is encoded by the coding sequence ATGCTGCGAACGGCGAAACAGCTTGCTGCCCGGTTAGGCATTCATACCACTAATCTTAATCACTATCTTAAATCTGATAGTGGCAAAACCACTACCGAACATATTAATTTGAGGATCATTACCGAAGCTAAACATCTATTGCTGCAGAGTAATTATTCAATATCAGAAATAACGTATGCTTTGAGTTTCGAGCAATTGTCGCATTTTTCTACTTTTTAA
- a CDS encoding helix-turn-helix domain-containing protein, which yields MIQQKLLRFGTISQLHKFRKLPAPEHPLISLIDLEKTDPWPLDEPAGLVCDFYSISIKYLKNASLQYGQLSYDFDHGTMFLMSPEQVWALKPDEGENPHQTGYVLLIHPDLLWRTPLAAKIKTYDYFSYQVNEALFLSGKEEKLIKKLIMGIMDEVYANTDRFSQELIVAHLDVLLTYIERFYTRQFLTRRKASHHLLEKMETLIGNYLSTNKSLLLDALSVNSIADQLNVSAGYLSSLHKTYTGVTAQQYIHSKLIAVAKDRLSLSSLTVSEIAFQLGFQHTQSFCRFFKTATAESPMQFRRSLLN from the coding sequence ATGATCCAACAAAAATTGCTGCGGTTCGGGACGATCAGTCAGCTCCATAAATTCAGAAAGCTGCCCGCACCTGAACATCCCCTGATCAGTCTGATCGACCTGGAAAAGACCGATCCCTGGCCGCTTGACGAACCGGCAGGTCTGGTATGTGACTTTTATTCCATATCAATTAAATACCTGAAAAATGCCTCACTGCAATATGGACAGCTGAGCTATGATTTCGATCATGGGACCATGTTCCTGATGTCGCCGGAACAGGTCTGGGCACTGAAACCGGATGAAGGTGAGAATCCCCATCAGACGGGTTATGTATTGCTGATCCATCCCGATCTTTTGTGGAGAACACCATTGGCTGCAAAGATCAAAACCTATGATTATTTTTCCTATCAGGTAAATGAAGCACTTTTTCTATCCGGCAAAGAAGAAAAACTGATTAAAAAACTGATCATGGGTATTATGGACGAGGTGTATGCCAATACCGACAGATTCAGCCAGGAATTGATCGTTGCCCATCTGGATGTGCTGCTAACTTATATCGAGCGGTTTTATACCCGGCAATTTCTGACACGGCGCAAAGCCAGCCATCACCTCCTGGAAAAAATGGAAACCTTGATTGGTAATTATCTAAGCACTAACAAAAGTCTTTTACTTGATGCGTTGTCTGTAAACTCAATCGCGGATCAGTTGAATGTTTCTGCTGGCTACCTCAGCAGTCTGCATAAAACCTATACAGGAGTGACAGCCCAGCAATACATTCACAGTAAGCTGATCGCCGTGGCGAAGGATAGACTATCCTTAAGCAGTCTGACGGTTAGCGAAATTGCCTTTCAGCTGGGATTTCAGCATACCCAGTCTTTCTGCAGGTTTTTTAAAACGGCTACAGCAGAATCACCGATGCAGTTTCGGCGATCACTGCTTAATTAG
- a CDS encoding NmrA family NAD(P)-binding protein, protein MKIIVTGSLGRISKPLTELLVSKGHEVTVISSNPEKVTDITSLGANASIGRLQDQEFLTSAFQDADAVYAMVPPANYFDPNLDLMNYVTGIAKNYKMAIAKSAVKRVVYLSSIGADLKKNSGIILPYHFAEEIIGGLSAAVSLTVIRPTTMYYNLLSFIRTIKNTGKISSNYGGDDLISWVSPLDIATAVAEELAKVNPFGRDLRYVASDELTCSETATILGSAIGKPDLQWEFTPSDEIQQNLEAAGMQPKIASDYLSMNDSMHNGTFFAHYRKNRPKHLGRIKMSNFAIDFSKSYEQS, encoded by the coding sequence ATGAAAATTATTGTCACAGGTTCCCTTGGACGTATCAGCAAACCGCTAACTGAACTATTGGTCAGCAAGGGACACGAAGTTACCGTTATCAGCAGTAACCCAGAAAAAGTTACCGATATCACGTCGCTGGGTGCTAATGCATCGATCGGCCGCCTACAGGACCAGGAATTTTTAACATCGGCGTTTCAGGATGCCGATGCGGTTTATGCGATGGTCCCGCCTGCAAACTATTTTGATCCCAATCTCGATTTGATGAACTATGTTACCGGCATAGCCAAAAATTACAAGATGGCAATTGCGAAATCCGCGGTAAAGCGCGTCGTTTACCTTAGCAGTATTGGCGCTGATCTGAAGAAAAATTCCGGCATTATCCTGCCATATCATTTTGCGGAGGAAATAATCGGCGGTTTGTCTGCGGCGGTTAGCTTGACGGTGATCCGACCAACAACCATGTATTATAATCTGCTCAGTTTTATCCGAACGATTAAAAATACTGGTAAGATAAGCTCTAACTACGGTGGCGATGATTTGATCAGCTGGGTGTCTCCCCTGGACATCGCCACAGCAGTTGCAGAGGAACTGGCCAAAGTAAATCCGTTCGGCAGGGATCTCCGATATGTTGCCAGTGATGAGCTCACCTGCAGTGAAACAGCTACCATTCTAGGAAGTGCAATCGGCAAGCCTGATCTGCAATGGGAATTTACTCCTTCAGATGAAATACAACAAAACCTAGAGGCGGCCGGGATGCAACCCAAAATCGCATCAGATTACCTTTCTATGAACGACAGCATGCACAACGGAACATTTTTTGCGCATTACCGTAAGAATCGTCCGAAACACCTGGGGCGTATCAAAATGAGTAATTTCGCGATTGATTTTTCGAAATCTTACGAACAAAGTTAA
- a CDS encoding transposase — MIRSNDLLVRIALELGGNTGVAISRYVGIPVSPSTIFRVINRVNIQPRTLTSGIIGVDDWAFKKGRTYGTVIDDLERKEVIDLLPDREAGTLAEWLKKHPEITLTENKRL; from the coding sequence ATGATTCGTTCAAATGATCTTCTTGTTCGCATCGCACTTGAACTGGGTGGAAATACTGGTGTGGCAATCAGTCGTTATGTTGGAATACCTGTCAGCCCATCGACTATATTTCGTGTGATCAATAGGGTGAACATTCAACCCAGAACATTGACATCTGGTATAATAGGCGTAGACGACTGGGCATTCAAAAAAGGAAGGACCTACGGAACTGTTATTGATGATTTAGAAAGAAAAGAAGTGATAGACCTTTTACCAGACCGAGAGGCGGGTACTCTTGCCGAATGGCTCAAAAAACACCCGGAAATAACTCTCACCGAAAATAAAAGGTTATAA
- a CDS encoding transposase family protein, with protein sequence MNTAACQKYSACPICGKRSNRIHSRYLRLLDLPISGHLSRVKLKARKYFCDNAVCPRKVFTERFDYDIRPY encoded by the coding sequence ATCAATACCGCCGCCTGTCAAAAATATTCAGCTTGTCCTATTTGCGGCAAAAGGAGCAATAGAATTCACAGCAGGTATTTAAGACTTTTAGATCTACCTATTTCCGGGCACCTGAGCAGAGTTAAGCTCAAAGCCAGAAAATATTTTTGTGATAATGCGGTATGCCCTAGAAAAGTATTTACAGAGCGCTTCGACTATGACATCAGGCCCTATTAA
- a CDS encoding helix-turn-helix domain-containing protein, with protein MSFRQITNWVHRFEKDGVEGLKDKKGRGRRSALSDAQLARIKTLVLKKTPEKHGFKSKKWMGPLLVQWIKREYGLEYHKAQFIICRRKSELPLKRKLAWYTKCKYLITFIKSDEESISAKFPT; from the coding sequence ATAAGCTTCAGACAAATAACCAATTGGGTGCATCGGTTCGAAAAAGATGGGGTTGAGGGCTTAAAAGATAAAAAAGGACGCGGAAGGCGTAGTGCGTTATCAGATGCACAGCTGGCAAGGATTAAAACATTGGTACTAAAAAAAACGCCCGAAAAACATGGTTTTAAATCAAAGAAATGGATGGGACCTTTACTAGTACAATGGATTAAAAGGGAATATGGACTGGAATATCACAAAGCGCAGTTTATAATTTGCCGGAGAAAGTCGGAATTGCCTTTGAAAAGAAAGCTGGCTTGGTATACAAAGTGTAAATATTTAATTACTTTCATTAAAAGTGACGAAGAATCAATTTCAGCGAAATTTCCAACTTAA
- a CDS encoding SDR family oxidoreductase, giving the protein MQDLKEMVAVVTGASSGIGKAIALEMAKNGIKVVLGARRTEELETLTNKIKSHGGEAIFVQTDVSRRADLAQLTGLAVEKYGRLDIMINNAGIARLSRIDDLDIDGWEEMIDINIKGVLYGIAAAIPIFKQQGSGHIINIISTSGIKIVPTQGVYAGTKNAVRTVAEAFRQESDGSIRITGISPGYIKTDFASKSVNTEEMKTAAAAAVERMAISPEAVAHAVIFAISQPKDVEIGDIVVRPAKQD; this is encoded by the coding sequence ATGCAAGATCTAAAAGAAATGGTTGCCGTAGTTACAGGAGCAAGCAGCGGTATCGGTAAAGCAATAGCATTAGAAATGGCCAAAAACGGCATTAAGGTTGTTTTAGGAGCCAGGAGAACCGAAGAATTAGAAACGCTTACCAACAAAATAAAAAGCCATGGCGGCGAAGCCATATTTGTTCAAACGGATGTGAGCAGAAGAGCTGATCTGGCTCAGTTGACAGGCCTGGCGGTAGAAAAATATGGCCGGCTGGATATAATGATCAATAATGCGGGTATTGCCCGGCTTAGCCGAATCGACGATCTGGACATTGATGGCTGGGAGGAAATGATCGATATTAATATAAAGGGCGTTTTATATGGCATAGCAGCAGCGATACCTATTTTCAAGCAACAGGGCTCCGGGCATATCATCAATATCATTTCGACGTCCGGAATAAAGATCGTGCCGACTCAGGGCGTATACGCCGGTACCAAAAATGCGGTTCGAACCGTTGCGGAAGCATTCCGGCAGGAATCCGACGGCAGCATCCGTATCACCGGAATTTCGCCCGGGTATATTAAAACGGATTTTGCCTCGAAAAGCGTAAACACGGAAGAGATGAAAACGGCAGCGGCGGCAGCTGTAGAACGCATGGCAATCAGTCCGGAAGCGGTTGCTCATGCCGTAATTTTTGCCATCAGTCAACCTAAAGACGTGGAAATTGGTGATATTGTCGTTCGTCCGGCCAAACAAGATTGA
- a CDS encoding helix-turn-helix domain-containing protein, producing MQTAAAIHHIQSISQLVRELGLPAPLHPLIALINYDNISVRALKKGQKLSIDFYKISFKPALFKGQTKYGQGYYDFEEGGLAFLKPKQVVFSPEDAGSYQGYALYFHPDLIRNYPLARSISAFGFFAYDVSEALFLSAKEKETINHLFGTIASELDTNTDSFTQDVLVSQIELLLNYSNRFYNRQFHTRKAVNHEIITSLEQLLNNYYDENKGVANGLPSVQYVSHCLKLSPRYLSDLLRSVSGQNTQQYIQQVVIDKAKEKLSATSLSVSEIAYELGFEHPQSFSKLFKSKTDLSPLEFRQSFN from the coding sequence ATGCAGACAGCAGCAGCTATTCATCATATACAAAGCATCTCTCAGTTAGTGCGGGAACTTGGCTTACCCGCGCCACTGCATCCTTTGATCGCGCTGATAAACTATGATAATATTTCGGTTAGGGCGTTGAAAAAAGGGCAAAAGCTCAGTATTGATTTTTATAAGATCTCTTTTAAACCTGCTTTATTCAAAGGACAAACAAAATATGGCCAGGGTTATTACGATTTTGAGGAAGGCGGATTGGCTTTTCTCAAACCAAAGCAAGTCGTTTTTTCGCCGGAGGACGCAGGCAGTTACCAGGGCTACGCCTTATATTTTCATCCCGATCTGATCAGGAATTATCCATTAGCCAGATCTATCAGCGCTTTCGGGTTTTTCGCCTACGATGTTTCCGAAGCCTTGTTCTTATCTGCCAAAGAAAAAGAGACCATCAATCACTTGTTCGGAACTATTGCAAGCGAACTGGATACCAACACGGATAGCTTTACCCAGGATGTTTTAGTAAGCCAAATTGAATTGTTATTGAATTACAGTAACCGTTTTTATAACCGGCAGTTCCACACCCGCAAAGCAGTCAATCACGAGATCATCACTTCCCTGGAGCAGTTATTAAATAATTATTATGACGAAAATAAAGGGGTAGCAAATGGCTTGCCATCTGTTCAATATGTAAGTCATTGCCTGAAACTGTCTCCCAGGTACCTAAGTGATTTGCTACGCTCGGTATCAGGACAAAATACCCAGCAATATATCCAGCAGGTTGTTATTGATAAGGCAAAGGAAAAACTTTCTGCAACCAGTTTATCTGTCAGCGAAATTGCTTACGAACTTGGTTTCGAACACCCGCAGTCGTTTAGCAAGTTGTTTAAGTCGAAAACTGATCTATCACCTCTGGAGTTCCGTCAATCGTTTAACTAA
- a CDS encoding aldo/keto reductase, translated as MSIQHRALGATGINVTAMGIGTQSWGKESFGYGTKYTEQDIFAAYKASLDAGVNFFDTSDSYAKGESERLLGKFIKIDGRPVIVGSKFTKSKWYDSSNYKSHKDILPAIETTLENLGLKTLDLYQLHYPEAGGKINGYLDALAETVKQGKVRALGVCNFSADRLRYAHEYLDKKGVQLVSNQIGYNLLCRHPETNGLLKACDDLDVAPIAILPLAEGILTGKYRKGGLEYPGNVMAILKVMQMDIFKTGQPIFWLKALFQKPYAMEREKLEPLFSLIQKIAESHHASITQVALNWLLKSHPKIIYIPGVKNLKQANDNLASLGWDMTPSEFRQISSLETELWQDYQK; from the coding sequence ATGAGCATACAACATCGGGCGCTTGGCGCAACTGGTATCAATGTGACAGCTATGGGCATTGGTACACAATCCTGGGGGAAAGAAAGTTTTGGCTATGGAACCAAGTACACTGAGCAGGATATATTCGCGGCTTATAAGGCCAGCCTGGATGCTGGAGTAAACTTTTTTGATACATCAGATAGCTATGCAAAGGGGGAATCAGAAAGGCTTCTGGGAAAGTTTATAAAGATAGACGGGCGTCCCGTGATCGTCGGGTCAAAATTCACCAAAAGCAAATGGTATGATTCCAGCAATTATAAGTCCCATAAGGACATCCTTCCGGCGATAGAAACCACCTTAGAAAATTTGGGTTTAAAAACTTTGGACCTTTACCAGCTGCACTACCCGGAAGCTGGCGGCAAGATCAACGGATACCTTGATGCACTTGCCGAGACTGTGAAGCAAGGAAAGGTCAGGGCTTTAGGCGTATGCAACTTTAGTGCGGACCGCCTTCGGTACGCCCATGAATATCTTGATAAAAAGGGCGTCCAGCTGGTTTCAAACCAAATAGGCTATAACCTTTTGTGTCGCCACCCTGAAACCAATGGCCTACTCAAAGCATGCGACGATCTTGATGTAGCTCCCATTGCGATTTTACCTCTGGCAGAAGGGATTTTGACCGGTAAGTATAGAAAAGGGGGTTTGGAATATCCCGGTAATGTCATGGCCATTTTAAAGGTAATGCAAATGGATATTTTTAAAACAGGTCAACCAATATTTTGGCTTAAAGCATTATTTCAGAAGCCGTATGCAATGGAGCGCGAAAAACTAGAACCATTATTCAGTTTGATCCAGAAAATTGCCGAATCACACCACGCAAGTATAACACAAGTTGCCTTGAATTGGTTACTGAAAAGCCACCCTAAAATAATCTATATCCCAGGAGTGAAGAACCTTAAGCAGGCGAATGATAATCTTGCATCCCTGGGATGGGACATGACACCATCAGAGTTCAGACAAATCAGTTCCCTTGAAACAGAGCTGTGGCAAGACTATCAAAAATAG
- a CDS encoding winged helix-turn-helix transcriptional regulator: MDKKRYIQKIKAIQDTMFVLGGKWRLPVIISIYYGNRRFNDIVRTVPGITNRVLSKELKHLEENFLIRRTVTDDYAVRIEYSITEYCVSLNEVVRPMENWGKKHRKVVAGREPYSDNTVEASS, from the coding sequence ATGGACAAAAAACGCTATATCCAAAAAATCAAAGCAATACAGGATACCATGTTTGTCCTGGGTGGTAAGTGGAGACTTCCCGTGATCATTTCCATCTATTATGGTAACCGGCGCTTTAACGACATAGTACGGACCGTTCCCGGCATCACTAACCGTGTTCTCTCAAAAGAGCTGAAGCATCTGGAGGAAAACTTCCTGATCCGAAGGACAGTGACAGACGACTACGCCGTAAGGATAGAATATAGTATTACCGAGTATTGTGTGAGTTTAAATGAGGTGGTACGGCCTATGGAAAATTGGGGTAAGAAACACAGGAAAGTAGTGGCAGGTCGTGAACCTTATTCTGATAATACCGTGGAGGCGTCATCTTAA
- a CDS encoding sialidase family protein, which translates to MTFKTILLAAMTGIVCICGCKKNNNPASPEAGIFIDHGFIPIAVGAGQNYSAFQTAFYSDNYIYVATSDGIWKNNLTTKEWSRAGLDGKKITAIYKHPMMANKFFAGAKSDNTATLKTMYISDDAGVTWKAGNNIIFDDFNKRYEDYVCFAVRPDHPQQIYANLGGGKSMAVSTDGGINWIRPNNETGSFFGYPCNIAFLPKNPDAIYQGAESPLDDAWLGKYDISNSDPAILNNFQKIVNMAVWDNRRPNELQTNLFTGNDIYVGQEGALSKVSESTNKFIFKSDGKNFPYSYIYAIWIDPTDTKHLLFGGAQNGGDDMNLYETSDEGKTIKRFTDKMGFTKPNIREIVNTNTYPAIIVNDDGTNKVKLYLYKSKN; encoded by the coding sequence ATGACTTTTAAAACCATACTTCTCGCTGCGATGACAGGCATAGTTTGTATATGTGGCTGCAAAAAAAACAATAACCCGGCAAGCCCCGAAGCAGGGATTTTTATTGATCATGGATTTATTCCGATTGCGGTAGGCGCAGGTCAAAATTATTCAGCATTCCAAACCGCATTCTATAGTGATAATTACATTTATGTTGCTACCTCAGACGGAATATGGAAAAATAACCTGACCACGAAAGAATGGTCGAGAGCTGGCCTAGATGGAAAAAAAATAACGGCGATTTATAAACATCCTATGATGGCCAATAAGTTTTTTGCAGGTGCAAAGTCAGATAATACGGCAACTTTGAAAACTATGTACATTTCTGATGATGCCGGTGTTACCTGGAAAGCAGGAAATAACATAATTTTTGATGATTTTAATAAACGCTATGAGGACTACGTATGCTTTGCCGTTAGACCTGATCACCCCCAACAGATCTATGCAAATTTAGGCGGAGGCAAGTCGATGGCGGTATCTACAGACGGCGGGATCAATTGGATTCGCCCAAATAACGAAACCGGAAGCTTTTTTGGATACCCATGCAATATTGCATTTTTGCCAAAGAATCCCGACGCTATTTATCAAGGCGCTGAATCACCGTTGGATGACGCCTGGTTAGGCAAATATGATATCAGTAACTCTGATCCGGCAATCCTGAATAATTTTCAAAAAATAGTAAACATGGCCGTATGGGACAACAGGAGGCCTAATGAATTGCAAACCAATTTATTTACCGGAAACGATATTTACGTTGGCCAGGAAGGTGCCCTTTCAAAAGTTAGCGAAAGTACGAATAAGTTTATTTTTAAATCAGACGGGAAAAATTTTCCCTATTCTTACATATATGCTATCTGGATTGATCCAACAGACACCAAACATTTGCTGTTTGGCGGTGCTCAGAATGGAGGGGATGATATGAATCTTTATGAAACTTCAGATGAAGGAAAGACAATAAAAAGATTTACAGACAAAATGGGGTTCACCAAGCCCAATATCCGGGAGATTGTTAACACCAACACTTATCCTGCTATTATTGTAAATGATGATGGCACAAACAAGGTTAAGTTATATTTATATAAATCAAAAAATTAG
- a CDS encoding 2Fe-2S iron-sulfur cluster-binding protein, which produces MEEQPKFPDLTVAERKALEDLMPDEMSEIITSGIKRRHFLKLIALTGTGLLAAHLLGIEQLMARSIPLPEQVLLPIENGVDLSLKINGSVRKLMVDSRMTLLDTLRERLDLTGSKKGCDHGQCGACTVILDGRRVLSCLTLAATCGNKTVTTIEGLAIGNELHPMQTSFIKHDGFQCGYCTPGQICSAVALMDEAKNGEASYVTANVRKKSRAIKLSGEEIRERMSGNICRCGAYPNIVDAIREVHGDEVVAQVWQFADGTI; this is translated from the coding sequence ATGGAAGAACAACCAAAATTCCCTGACCTCACGGTTGCCGAACGAAAGGCACTGGAAGACCTCATGCCCGATGAAATGAGCGAGATCATAACCTCGGGCATAAAGCGCCGGCACTTTTTGAAACTTATTGCGCTTACTGGTACCGGCCTACTGGCCGCCCATCTTTTGGGTATAGAGCAATTGATGGCCCGGAGCATTCCGTTACCGGAGCAAGTGCTACTACCAATCGAGAACGGGGTCGACCTTTCATTAAAGATTAATGGAAGCGTTCGAAAACTGATGGTTGATTCGCGGATGACCCTGCTTGACACGCTACGAGAGCGGCTTGATTTAACAGGTTCAAAAAAGGGCTGCGACCATGGCCAGTGTGGTGCATGCACCGTCATCCTAGATGGCAGACGGGTTCTATCCTGCCTTACCCTTGCCGCAACCTGCGGGAATAAAACCGTTACTACCATAGAAGGGCTTGCCATCGGCAATGAGCTTCATCCGATGCAGACCTCCTTCATCAAGCACGATGGTTTCCAATGTGGATACTGCACCCCTGGACAGATCTGCTCCGCTGTCGCACTTATGGACGAGGCAAAAAACGGAGAGGCCAGTTACGTAACTGCCAATGTTAGAAAGAAGAGCAGGGCCATCAAGCTTTCAGGTGAAGAAATCAGGGAACGCATGTCTGGCAATATCTGCCGTTGCGGTGCCTACCCAAATATTGTCGACGCAATTCGTGAAGTGCATGGAGATGAGGTCGTTGCGCAGGTATGGCAGTTTGCCGACGGTACGATATAA
- a CDS encoding FAD binding domain-containing protein: protein MRPFKYTSESDPTIAIKIVSTNPTAKYLGGGTNLVDLMKEDVMRPSELIDVTRWKFSKIEKTKSGVSIGANATNAITANEEIIREDYPLLSMAILAGASAQIRNMATNGGNLNQRTRCTYFYDVNMPCNKREPGTGCAAVNGENKNHAIFGWSEKCIATYPSDMAVALAALDAVVHVESLNNTIRSIPFADFHRLPGDHPEKDNTLKHGEFITSIGLPKNQFAEKSYYLKIRERSSYAFALVSVAAALVTDADMIKEVRIALGGVAHKPWRASVAEKWLIGKQATETNFRAAASAELKNAKPLQHNKYKVGLAIKAIVRALEGAMLGGVYGTMEADSLNKNQDHERNR from the coding sequence ATGAGACCATTCAAATACACAAGTGAATCTGATCCCACTATTGCGATCAAGATCGTATCAACCAACCCAACGGCCAAGTATCTTGGTGGGGGTACCAACCTCGTTGATCTGATGAAAGAGGACGTTATGCGCCCCTCCGAACTCATCGATGTGACTAGGTGGAAATTTTCCAAGATTGAGAAGACAAAGAGTGGAGTATCCATTGGTGCCAACGCTACAAATGCCATTACGGCAAATGAGGAGATCATCCGCGAGGATTATCCATTGCTTTCGATGGCAATACTCGCAGGGGCAAGCGCGCAGATTCGAAACATGGCAACCAATGGGGGAAACCTAAACCAAAGGACTCGATGTACGTATTTCTATGATGTAAACATGCCATGTAACAAACGCGAACCAGGCACAGGTTGCGCTGCAGTGAATGGAGAAAATAAAAACCATGCAATCTTTGGATGGTCAGAAAAATGTATAGCGACCTATCCATCCGATATGGCAGTAGCGCTGGCGGCCCTTGACGCAGTCGTCCATGTGGAGAGCCTAAATAACACGATACGAAGCATTCCCTTTGCGGACTTCCACCGGCTTCCTGGCGATCATCCCGAAAAGGACAACACCTTAAAACATGGAGAATTCATTACCTCGATTGGTCTACCCAAAAATCAGTTCGCAGAAAAATCATATTACCTGAAGATCCGTGAACGCTCTTCCTATGCCTTTGCCCTTGTCTCTGTAGCAGCAGCGTTGGTTACCGATGCCGACATGATCAAAGAGGTAAGAATTGCCCTGGGCGGGGTTGCACATAAGCCCTGGCGTGCATCGGTTGCCGAAAAATGGCTTATTGGCAAACAAGCTACAGAAACAAACTTTAGGGCCGCAGCTTCAGCCGAACTCAAAAACGCGAAACCACTGCAGCATAACAAATATAAGGTTGGCCTGGCCATCAAGGCCATTGTGCGTGCGCTTGAGGGCGCAATGCTCGGCGGGGTGTATGGAACCATGGAAGCTGATTCACTAAACAAAAACCAAGATCATGAGCGAAACCGGTAA